A genomic region of Silurus meridionalis isolate SWU-2019-XX chromosome 7, ASM1480568v1, whole genome shotgun sequence contains the following coding sequences:
- the zgc:163073 gene encoding myosin light polypeptide 6: protein MATKKEILKTASTASSPAPQTGPTPGSATDKAHSPATASASATPAAPKQKLDLAAMNDFTAVQIEDIRETFSLFIKSSNGEISLGQCGDVMRSLGLNPTNADIFKVLGTSKSEELKSIFVDFETFLPMFHQVLKSSKQGKYEDFVEAIMCAELRQILLTLGERLSVSEVDHVLAGQEDMNGFINYGDFVKHIMTE from the exons ATGGCTACAAAAAAGGAAATCCTGAAAACAGCATCCACGGCTTCATCTCCAGCACCACAAACAGGTCCTACACCAGGATCAGCTACGGATAAAGCTCATTCTCCAGCAACTGCTAGTGCTTCAGCTACTCCAGCAGCACCGAAGCAAAAACTTGACCTTGCTGCCATG AATGACTTCACTGCTGTGCAAATTGAAG ACATCCGAGAGACCTTCTCACTGTTCATTAAATCAAGCAACGGTGAAATCTCACTTGGGCAGTGTGGGGATGTGATGAGGTCTTTGGGCTTGAACCCTACCAATGCAGACATTTTTAAAGTGCTGGGAACATCAAAGAGTGAGG AGCTTAAGTCCATATTTGTTGACTTTGAGACGTTTCTGCCGATGTTCCATCAAGTCTTAAAGTCTTCAAAACAGGGTAAATATGAGGATTTTGTGGAGGCAATCATGTGTGCTGAACTCCGACAAATACTTCTTACACTCg GTGAAAGGTTATCCGTCAGTGAAGTGGACCACGTTCTTGCGGGACAGGAAGACATGAACGGTTTCATCAATTATGGAG ATTTTGTGAAACACATCATGACAGAATGA